A single region of the Anopheles funestus chromosome X, idAnoFuneDA-416_04, whole genome shotgun sequence genome encodes:
- the LOC125768935 gene encoding uncharacterized protein LOC125768935: MFRKIRGHSSKPTPRLVWKFNRSRVDNSGIKGLRRSYNNIFGKYFMHKLYNLFAYVATNWYLFAFYYRNVIPEEDLFTVQVSIDGLPLFRSSKRQLWPILIRVEELREAPVMLVGYYSGLEKPELVEEYFRPLVLEINDLQQRGLQFGNKVVRFALSIFVADSPARAFAKATANFNAKHGCLQCSIVGEYIKPERNVIFDSVNAELRTDAGFRQRVDKDHHKEWRTPIEDVDNFDMIRGFVVADRVHLIDLGCTRLFVQGFLKRKFKNFRKWSPQQKEAISKFMVQIRLRSEVNRPVRSFLHVRFWKATEYRSFLHYVSVVVWRDFFTYQQYNHFLCYYCGVTIFSSSAHQRLWPLAEKLLTHFVKEFRKYYGRAYLTSNVHNLIHVAGDVANCGPLDNFSTYAFENYLQIVKRYVKSGTRVAAQVAARMQEIASIEVAANRTVLTYPRLKENGAGLLVAADFILLPNFKDQWFLTKDHGIVKFLEVKKLDSLLYVITGIQYEYCTELFSLSVDDPAIQLSSTDLNIYKIKESSPRRKVEVPHYMIFCKLVSYYLPPSSLALRPPNPPLESYTIVLFPLLHTFQIDTDFRFN; the protein is encoded by the exons ATGTTCCGAAAGATTCGCGGACATTCCTCAAAACCCACACCCAGACTGGTTTGGAAATTCAACCGCTCGCGGGTGGACAATTCTGGTATCAAGGGATTGAGACGGTCCTACAACAACATTTTCGGTAAGTATTTCATGcataaattgtacaatttgttTGCATATGTTGCAACTAACTGGTACCTCTTTGCTTTTTATTACAGAAATGTCATTCCCGAAGAAGACCTTTTTACGGTTCAAGTGTCTATCGACGGGCTTCCACTCTTCAGAAGTTCAAAACGGCAACTGTGGCCGATACTGATAAGGGTGGAAGAATTGCGAGAGGCTCCGGTGATGCTTGTCGGATACTATAGTGGACTGGAAAAACCGGAGCTGGTGGAAGAATATTTTCGGCCACTAGTGTTGGAGATCAATGATCTTCAACAAAGAGGCTTGCAGTTCGGCAACAAGGTAGTGCGTTTCGCTTTAAGCATATTTGTTGCCGATTCTCCAGCGCGAGCATTTGCTAAAG caACTGCAAACTTTAATGCAAAGCATGGGTGTTTACAGTGTTCCATTGTTGGGGAATACATCAAACCGGAACGCAACGTTATATTTGATTCCGTGAATGCCGAGTTGCGTACGGACGCCGGCTTCAGACAACGAGTGGACAAAGATCATCATAAAGAATGGAGGACACCAATCGAAGATGTGGACAATTTTGATATGATACGCGGTTTCGTTGTTGCCGACCGCGTTCACCTGATTGATTTGGGGTGTACCAGATTATTTGTCCAAGGGTTTTTAAAacgcaaatttaaaaattttcgtaAATGGTCACCCCAGCAGAAGGAAGCTATATCTAAATTTATGGTGCAGATTCGGCTTCGTTCGGAAGTGAACCGTCCTGTACGGTCTTTCCTACACGTCCGTTTTTGGAAGGCAACCGAATACCGGTCCTTCCTTCATTATGTTAGTGTTGTGGTCTGgagggatttttttacatatcaGCAATACAATCACTTCTTGTGCTACTACTGCGGTGTGACGATTTTTTCGTCCTCGGCACACCAGCGATTATGGCCTCTTGCTGAAAAGCTCCTTACACATTTTGTGAAGGAGTTTCGCAAGTATTACGGTCGAGCCTATCTAACTAGCAATGTCCACAATTTGATACACGTGGCAGGAGATGTTGCAAATTGTGGACCGCTTGATAATTTTTCCACATATGCGTTTGAAAATTATCTTCAGATAGTCAAGCGATATGTGAAATCGGGAACACGAGTGGCAGCACAGGTGGCAGCCCGCATGCAAGAAATTGCTTCTATTGAAGTGGCTGCCAATCGTACTGTTCTTACTTACCCACGGTTGAAGGAAAATGGTGCTGGCCTACTAGTAGCCGCCGATTTTATCCTGCTGCCGAATTTCAAAGATCAATGGTTCTTAACCAAAGATCATGGCATTGTGAAGTTTTTGGAAGTAAAGAAATTGGATTCTTTACTTTACGTTATAACTGGAATCCAGTACGAGTACTGCACGGAGTTGTTTAGTTTGTCAGTAGACGATCCAGCTATCCAACTGTCGTCTACTGActtaaacatttataaaattaaagaatcTTCTCCGCGCAGGAAGGTGGAAGTACCGCATTATATGATATTTTGTAAACTTGTATCGTACTATCTACCTCCTTCCTCTCTTGCCCTACGACCTCCCAATCCTCCTTTAGAATCTTATActatcgttttgtttcctcttcTGCACACTTTTCAAATTGACACAGACTTCCGCTTCaactaa
- the LOC125768012 gene encoding uncharacterized protein LOC125768012, with translation MSRMNGNFYSKCRQAMQELNREYEEAKERHRRAGNSGRFNLVPFPDIDMEPEPYAAGLRPASASATAPVPTSAPGVSNTELGQDFLNIVNINNGSGDGNNYNTNNSDQEDINSDGDSCVDFDDDMVGRDDAYDFIDEMDLIDNLRYLLVTCQLPRSTANLLLAILRKKLNLDLPKDAQILVKTPTGIGKIVKPIPGGDYWYGGLKSVLAQHLQATSSQSWANPTLADSSESGRVAKGAGDDGGYV, from the exons ATGTCCAGGATGAACGgcaatttctactcgaaatgTCGCCAAGCAATGCAGGAGCTTAACCGCGAATACGAGGAGGCAAAGGAACGACACCGCCGTGCAGGAAATAGTGGAAGGTTTAATCTGGTGCCTTTTCCGGATATTg ATATGGAACCAGAACCATACGCAGCAGGACTACGACCAGCATCAGCATCGGCAACAGCACCAGTACCAACATCAGCACCAGGAGTCAGCAACACGGAGCTAGGAcaggattttttaaatatagttAACATTAATAACGGTAGTGGTGAtggtaataattataatactAACAATTCCGACCAGGAGGACATTAATTCGGATGGGGACAGCTGTGTCGATTTTGACGACGACATGGTTGGTCGGGACGATGCGTACGATTTTATCGATGAAATGGATCTTATAGACAATCTGAGATACCTTCTTGTTACGTGTCAGCTCCCCCGTTCGACGGCCAACTTGTTACTGGCGATCCTACGGAAGAAGCTAAACTTAGATCTTCCCAAAGATGCGCAGATCCTTGTGAAGACACCCACTGGGATTGGAAAGATTGTTAAACCAATTCCTGGTGGTGATTATTGGTATGGAGGTCTTAAGTCGGTCCTGGCCCAACATTTGCA GGCTACCTCTTCACAGAGCTGGGCCAACCCAACTTTGGCCGATTCTAGTGAAAGTGGTAGAGTTGCCAAAGGTgccggtgatgatggtggctaCGTTTAG